In Massilia violaceinigra, one DNA window encodes the following:
- the dapD gene encoding 2,3,4,5-tetrahydropyridine-2,6-dicarboxylate N-succinyltransferase has product MTQQLQNLIDTAWEQRAEITPANGTAELRDAVAHVIAGLDDGSMRVAQKTGADWVVNQWIKKAVLLSFRLENNSVMTSDGTMQFYDKVPTKFANYTADDFARGGFRVVPPAVARRGSFIARNVVLMPSYVNIGAYVDEGAMVDTWATVGSCAQIGKNVHLSGGVGIGGVLEPMQANPTIIEDNCFIGARSEIVEGVIVEENSVISMGVYIGQSTKIYDRATGEVSYGRVPAGSVVVSGNLPSEDGSYSLYCAVIVKRVDAKTRAKTGINELLRGI; this is encoded by the coding sequence ATGACCCAACAACTTCAAAACCTCATCGACACCGCCTGGGAACAGCGCGCCGAGATCACACCGGCCAACGGCACGGCGGAACTGCGCGACGCAGTGGCCCACGTGATCGCCGGCCTGGACGACGGCAGCATGCGCGTGGCGCAAAAAACCGGTGCCGACTGGGTCGTCAACCAGTGGATCAAGAAAGCGGTGCTGCTCTCCTTCCGCCTCGAGAACAACAGCGTGATGACGTCCGACGGCACCATGCAGTTCTACGACAAGGTACCGACCAAGTTCGCCAACTACACCGCCGACGATTTCGCGCGCGGCGGTTTCCGCGTGGTGCCGCCGGCAGTCGCCCGGCGCGGCAGCTTCATCGCCAGGAACGTGGTGCTGATGCCGTCGTACGTCAACATCGGCGCCTATGTCGATGAAGGCGCCATGGTCGATACCTGGGCCACGGTCGGTTCGTGCGCGCAGATCGGCAAGAACGTGCACCTGTCCGGCGGCGTGGGCATCGGCGGCGTGCTCGAACCGATGCAGGCCAATCCGACCATCATCGAAGACAACTGCTTCATCGGCGCCCGTTCCGAGATTGTCGAAGGCGTCATCGTCGAGGAAAACTCGGTCATTTCGATGGGCGTGTACATCGGCCAGTCGACCAAGATCTACGACCGCGCCACCGGCGAAGTGAGCTACGGCCGCGTGCCGGCCGGTTCGGTGGTCGTCTCGGGCAACCTGCCCTCGGAAGATGGCAGCTACAGCCTGTACTGCGCCGTGATCGTGAAACGTGTGGACGCCAAGACACGCGCGAAAACCGGTATCAACGAATTGCTGCGCGGTATCTGA
- the dapC gene encoding succinyldiaminopimelate transaminase, translating into MNPHLDKLHPYPFEKLRQLFAGVTPNPDYAAISLGIGEPKHPTPAFIQKALAHGVPGLATYPTTAGTDALRGAIAGWLERRYGVPALNAASQVLPVNGSREALFGIAHCVVDASRPAPLIVCPNPFYQIYEGAAYLAGATPYFVNSEPGRNFGCDYASVPDDIWPRVQLLYLCTPGNPTGATLSLEDWKQLFALSDRHGFVIAADECYSEIYHTSTAPLGALEAAHQLGRSGGETPYANLIVFSSLSKRSNVPGMRSGFVAGDPAVIKKFLLYRTYCGGAMSPPVQAASIAAWGDETHVQENRVKYREKFALVTPLLKEVMDVELPDAGFYLWADVRRSGLSDTEFARRLYAEYNVTVLPGSYLAREAHGINPGSNRIRMALVAEVDEGVEAAQRIVQFCKALKSH; encoded by the coding sequence GTGAATCCACATCTCGACAAACTGCATCCCTACCCTTTTGAAAAACTGCGCCAGTTGTTCGCGGGCGTGACCCCGAACCCGGACTACGCCGCCATCAGCCTTGGCATCGGCGAGCCGAAACACCCGACGCCCGCCTTCATCCAGAAGGCGCTGGCGCACGGGGTGCCGGGACTGGCCACGTATCCGACCACGGCCGGCACGGACGCCCTGCGCGGCGCCATCGCCGGCTGGCTGGAACGCCGCTACGGGGTGCCGGCACTGAACGCGGCCAGCCAGGTGCTGCCGGTGAACGGCTCGCGCGAGGCCCTGTTCGGGATCGCCCATTGCGTCGTCGATGCCTCCAGACCGGCGCCGCTGATCGTCTGCCCCAATCCGTTCTACCAGATTTACGAGGGCGCGGCCTACCTGGCCGGGGCCACGCCGTACTTCGTCAATTCGGAACCGGGCCGCAATTTCGGCTGCGACTACGCCAGCGTGCCGGACGATATCTGGCCGCGCGTGCAGTTGCTGTACCTGTGCACCCCGGGCAACCCGACCGGCGCCACCCTGTCGCTGGAAGACTGGAAGCAGCTGTTCGCGCTGTCCGACCGCCATGGCTTCGTGATCGCGGCCGACGAATGCTATTCCGAGATTTACCATACCAGCACTGCGCCGCTCGGCGCGCTGGAAGCGGCGCACCAGCTGGGGCGCAGCGGTGGCGAGACCCCGTACGCGAACCTGATCGTGTTTTCCAGCCTGTCCAAGCGCTCCAACGTGCCGGGCATGCGCTCGGGCTTCGTGGCGGGCGATCCGGCCGTGATCAAGAAGTTCCTGCTGTACCGCACCTACTGCGGCGGCGCCATGTCGCCACCGGTGCAGGCGGCGTCCATCGCGGCCTGGGGCGATGAAACCCACGTCCAGGAAAACCGCGTCAAGTACCGCGAGAAATTTGCCCTCGTCACCCCGCTGCTCAAGGAAGTGATGGATGTGGAACTGCCCGACGCCGGCTTTTACCTGTGGGCCGATGTGCGCCGCAGCGGCCTGTCGGACACCGAATTCGCGCGCCGTCTTTACGCCGAATATAATGTCACGGTCCTGCCGGGCAGCTATCTGGCGCGCGAGGCCCACGGCATCAACCCGGGCAGCAACCGCATTCGCATGGCCCTGGTCGCCGAAGTCGACGAGGGTGTCGAAGCGGCCCAGCGCATCGTCCAGTTTTGCAAGGCCCTGAAGTCGCACTGA
- a CDS encoding AraC family transcriptional regulator translates to MPVLRPDARRVTGSYLQPLIEAAQARGVAPAALAAAAGLPATALDRLPDSLGAADYVRLLGAGAELADDPHFGLHVGERVKLGTYSVYGLILLSCRDFGQAFQQTLRYEQLAHDLGRSLLHLDGEQAHYEWVSNYPEGNRHLVESVFAGIRTFSTWLAGAALPAPQLRFTHAQQADGAEYERIFGVLPRFGAPVNAAGFDAQLLGWPVPNADVGLYPVLQQHAEQLLRERSRRDDGVVAQVHAAIIRNLAHDRVRLASIAEELKLSPRTLQRKLSEAGASFQQVLDQARYALATDYLRQGSLSLVDIAFLLGYQEQSAFSHAFKEWSGVNPGAWRDGGHLRL, encoded by the coding sequence ATGCCAGTGCTTCGGCCTGACGCCCGCCGCGTCACCGGTTCCTATCTGCAGCCGCTGATCGAAGCGGCGCAGGCGCGCGGCGTGGCCCCGGCCGCGCTGGCCGCTGCCGCCGGTCTGCCCGCGACAGCGCTCGACCGGCTGCCCGACTCGCTCGGCGCGGCCGATTACGTGCGCCTGCTGGGCGCCGGGGCCGAGCTGGCGGACGATCCGCATTTCGGGCTGCACGTCGGCGAACGGGTAAAACTGGGTACTTACAGCGTGTACGGACTGATTTTGCTGTCCTGCCGCGATTTTGGCCAGGCATTTCAGCAGACCTTGCGCTACGAGCAGCTGGCGCACGACCTGGGACGCTCGCTGCTGCATCTGGACGGCGAGCAGGCGCACTACGAATGGGTCAGCAACTACCCGGAGGGTAACCGCCACCTGGTCGAAAGCGTGTTTGCCGGCATCCGTACCTTCAGCACCTGGCTGGCCGGGGCCGCGCTGCCGGCGCCGCAACTGCGGTTTACGCATGCGCAGCAGGCCGACGGCGCCGAGTACGAGCGCATTTTCGGCGTGCTTCCGCGCTTTGGGGCGCCGGTCAACGCGGCCGGTTTCGATGCCCAGCTGCTTGGCTGGCCTGTGCCGAACGCCGACGTGGGGCTGTATCCGGTGCTGCAGCAGCACGCCGAACAGCTGCTGCGCGAACGCAGCCGGCGCGACGACGGCGTGGTGGCCCAGGTGCATGCGGCCATTATCCGCAATCTGGCGCACGACCGGGTGCGGCTGGCCAGCATCGCCGAGGAACTCAAGCTCTCGCCGCGCACCCTGCAGCGCAAACTGAGCGAGGCCGGGGCCAGCTTCCAGCAGGTGCTCGACCAGGCGCGCTACGCGCTGGCCACCGATTACCTGCGCCAGGGGAGCCTGTCGCTGGTCGATATCGCGTTTTTGCTGGGCTATCAGGAGCAAAGCGCGTTCTCCCACGCGTTCAAGGAATGGTCCGGTGTAAATCCTGGAGCATGGCGCGATGGCGGCCATTTGCGCCTATAA